Sequence from the Priestia megaterium genome:
AGACTACGTTTTATATCACTATAAATAAAAAAATAATAACCTTTTAGTTTCTTTTACATACAATGAAGCATCCTCAGATCCCATATATGAGTTTTACTCCCTCTGCAATAGATTGTTTGAATTCCGCCCAATCAGTTCTATTGCGTATAAAAGCACTCCCTGCACAACCTAGAATAAAAAAGTCTTTCTCAAATTAGAGAAAGACTTTTTTATTGTTATTAATAGCCAAATCCGCGGCCGTAACAGCTGCATCCAATAATGACAAGAAGAATAAACAGGACAACTAATAAAGCAAAACCAGAACCAGCTCCACCATAACTAGACATATAAACACCT
This genomic interval carries:
- a CDS encoding YjcZ family sporulation protein encodes the protein MSSYGGAGSGFALLVVLFILLVIIGCSCYGRGFGY